ATGAGCAGGAGACGAGAGAATCTGGGTTAGTGCGCCCTGATGTCATTGTAAAACTTCCGGGAGATAAGCAGGTCATTGTGGATGCAAAGACTCCCTGTGAGGCGTATTTGGAGGCGATTCAGGCTGAGGATCAAGGTGTCAAAGAAGATAAATTTAGACATCATGCACGGCAGGTACGGCAGCATGTGATGGCTTTAGGAAAAAAAGCCTATTGGCAAAGCTTTCAACCCACTCCTGAATTTGTAATCCTCTTTATTCCTTCGGATAGCTTCTTTAGCTCAGCACTGGAGTATGACCCCTCCTTGATTGAAGTGGGAGTTGAACAGGGGGTTGTGATTGCAACACCAACAACATTGATTGGCCTTCTGCGCGCGATTGCTTACGGCTGGAAACAAGAAAAGCTATCTCTTCATGCTCAAGAGGTCAGCACGCTTGGGCATGAGCTCTATAAACGGATAACTGATATGAGCGAGCACTGGAGCAAGGTGGGGCGCACTTTAGCAAGTTCTGTGGACGCGTACAACAAGGCTGTTGGATCTCTTGAGTCGCGCGTATTGGTCTCTGCTAGAAAGTTTCAGGAGATGGGGGCAGCAGCTCGTTCGGTAGAGTTAGAGACTCTGGAAGGAATCGATCGCGTTCCCCGCGAAATTCAAGCATCCGACATGAAAGTATCCCTTGATATGGTAGCTAAAACCAAATGACTTTCGCCCTAGATCGTGCTTTCTTGCACCGACCTTTCTGAAGTGAGTTTGTAGGAAATTCCCCAGGTTAGTCCAAAGCTGATGATAAATGCCGGTAAAAGAGGTTCGATTGGCACGGGCAAAAAGGGATTAATGAGCGGCCATAAGGCTGAGATGAGACCTCCTGAAAGCATCCCGACCCACGCACCTAGTTTGGTGACCCGTTTTGAATAGAGCATATAGCTAAAGTGACTTAAATTAGTTATAGGCAGTGCTCCTTGAAAAGTTCGTCTATTCCACATTGATATTTTCTTCGCTTAGACTTTGCCTGTGCCCACTTGTGTTCAATAGGGTTTAGATCAGGAGAATAGGGAGGAAGATATTCCAAGGTATGGCCTGCAGCCTGGATCTTCTCTTGCATAGATTTGCTTTTATGGAATGAAGCATTATCCATAACCAGAATACTTTCAGAGGGAAGTTTCGGTAGCAAGTCCTCCTCTGCCCAAATGGAAAAGGCATCTGTATTAATATTGCACTCGAATAACGCAAGTGTAAGGAGGCTTGTTCCAAGTAATGCCCCTATTGCATTTGTTCTTCCTTTTGCTCCCCAATCATGAGTGCCAAAACATCGCTGTCCTATTTTGGAGTAACCGTGGGTGCGGGGCATATCATGGGCAAACCCGCTTTCATCAATATATACAATTGGCTTTCCCAAACGTTTATATTCTGCGATTTTCCCTTGAAAGATTTGTCTTTTTGTTTCGCAGGCCTTGGGATGGTTGAGCGTTTTTTTTATAGCTAATTCTTAACCTCTTCATGGCACACCGAATGCCTGAAGTGCTTACGTTGAGACGATGTGCTCGTTCATAGTTGAAGGCATCAGGGTATTTCTTGATATCCTCCATCAAGATCTCTCTATCAATCTTTATTGCAGGTCTGATTTTAGTGCGCCTCGGCTCTAACCTCTTAGACCAGAGAAACACACTATTTACACTTACTCCAAAGCGTTTTGCTACTTGGGCAAAGCTTAATTTTTCTTTGCTTCGGATTGATAGAACTTTTTTTCTAAAATCTAGCGAATATGTCATTCAAAAAATTATAACTAAAACGAAATATTTTAGCTATATAAATCAGGAGAGGGCCAAATGCGGCGCCTAGTCCCGACCATGCATAGAGCACAAGCTCAAAAATGGATCCAGGGCACATAAAGGCAATGAAGAAAGCAAGAAGCGCGACGGCAAGGATTCCTAATCGGGAGACTTTTAAGAGCTTTTTCTCGCTCGCCTTTTTGTGGAATATTCTTTTATAAAAGTCTTCAGAAAGGATCGAGGAAATGATGATGAGCTGAGAGCTCATGACATTGACGATCGCAGCAATAATTGCGCAGAGGATAAAGCCAATCACAAAGGGAGAGAAGTTTTCCTTCACCATCTCAATAAAGATCATCTCGGGGTCATAGATCCCGCTAGAAAAGAAAGGGACAGCTACGAGCCCTGCAAATGTAGCGGCACAAAGCGAGAGAACCATCCAAGACATCCCTATCCGCTTCGATTGTTTCATTTTTGAGACATCTCGGATTCCCATGAATTTCGTGAGGATATGAGGTTGCCCAAAATACCCAAGTCCACATCCGAGTGCCATAGAGACAATTTGAAGGAGAGTTAAACCCTTCAATGAAGGGATGAGGGAAGGTTTATCAGCAAGAACCTGTCCAATTGCAGGAAACCCTTCTACCTTGCTCAAGATTAAGAAGGGAACAACTAAAATGACTCCGAGGAGAAACAGACCTTGAAAGAGATCTAACCATGCTAAGGTGGTGAATCCTCCTATGAGGACGTAAGTGATGACGATTCCAATTCCAAAAAACTAGAGAGGGTGAGGTTGCCTATCTTTTCAGTAAAAGCCAGCTGCTCATGTCACTTGCATGAGCAGCAAGCGCTGTGAGCCATGTTCCTAGCGAGCGGTTTCCCATTAGAAATCCCGCGGTATTTGTTTGCCTTTTATATGAAAAAATCCCTACGCTCAAGGCTAGTGAAAAGTAAAGAATAATAGCTAATAGTTGAATCATGGGGAAAATTGTAGTGAAAAGTTAGAGAGATTTCAAGCTTTCAATCCACTGCGGCGAGATACCCGCTTGTTTCCGGTGCTCTTCATGAATTACAAAGCCTCGTGCTCGCTTCGGCGTGAGCAGAGGACTTTGAGCTTCTTTCCAGGCATCCCAGTCGCTCAGTTGTGGAGATTTAAATTTTTGAAGCCAGCTCCAACCAAATGAGACATGGGCAATCTCGTCTTTCAAGATCCGTGCCATAAGTGCTCCAGCTTCCTTGTCTCCGTGTTTTTCAAAAGATTGCCCATACATTGGAGCAAAATCAAGATTAGCCATTTCAAAGGTTAAGCTCATCACCGAAACATATTCAATCGGGGAGTTTAAGTAAGGGGTATGACACCAGAAGTGGCGATAAAGGGGAAGGTCTCCAAAACTGACCCCTAGTCTTTTCAATTGCAAAAGATAGAGGCGGACATGTTCTTGCTCTTCTTTTAGAGTGTGGGCAAGCCCTCTGCGAAAGTGACTAGGAGCATCAGGGAATTTTAGTAAGGCGTAAGCCATAATCTCAACCGCAAGAAGTTCGTGGCCGGCAAAGCGGTGGAGACATGCCGCACGGCTATCTGGCTTATGGTGGTCATGAAAAGGCGGGAGTTTATTTTCTCTTTTGACCTTTTGGAAACGGAGCTGAGTTGGGCGGGTTGGCTCATTCCATTCCATAGGAGGTCCGGGTTGAAAATCTGTCAGCTTTTTGGGCGCCCACAGTTTTCCTTTCAGGGTATCGGCTCCTAAAATAGAAACGGCCCATTCTCTCATCTCAAAAGAGATAGGAGGATGAGCCGATAAAGAGGAATTAGCGTCCTTTTTATTCAATTTCGAGGACGTAGTACGCAGGGAATGCGAAGTTGTTATTGGGTCTAGAAGAGACAATTAAATTGACTCGCTTTCCCACAAAATCTTCAAGATTAACATGCGTGCTATAAACATATGCTACAGTGATATCTCTGTCTTTTACAACAAAGTTACCTGGCTTGTTTTTTACAGGTTCTCTATATGATTCTAAGATTCCAGAAACCGTTTTGCTCTTCATTTTCTGGTCTGCATAGAAGTCGTCCATTGTTTTGGCGTGATGCATTGATGACCAGCTCAAATACATGGCTTCCTCAATAGGCTCCCAGACTTTCATTCGGTCTGTTGGAGAAAGAACGTCTTCAGAGTGATAGGCAACCTCATAGATACTTCCAGAAATTTCTTGATTTTTACCCATATTTGATGCTTTGGCTTCAAGAAAAGAAATTTTGCGGTGCAAGTAGTCTTCCTGAATTGCATGAAGTTCCTTCTTTGCTGAAGCAACAAATGTTGGAAAGTCACTAAAGTCTTTAATGATGGTGCCATAGTTATGGGTTACGCGTTCAATATCGATTTCATGAAAAGCCTTACGCATTTCAGCTTGGCTGAGAAGGTTTGTCGACTCTAAAAGTTGAGTAACTGTTGCCTTTCGCTTGTCTTGAACAACTTTAAGCTCGGGTTTTCCAGCATATTCAACATATTCCTTAGCAATGAAAAACTGAGTATTTTCTGGGGCATCGATCTCCATCCATTTGTTATTATCATCACAAATGTTTCCGTTAATGGAATGCCCAGTGCTATAGTGTCCAATAATGGGGGCATCACGATCAGGAGAAAGGCGGACATTAACGCGATCGCCTTCAACAATATCATCAATAATAAACCCGCGGAAAATATATGCTTTTAAGTCTGCTGGGGCTTTTACTGTATAGAAATCTCCTTTTTCTCCGGTCACAACAACATACTCGTCTTTGCCGAGCTCGGTAATAATGTGACTATCTAGGTCAGCAGAGGTTCGCATCCGAACATTGCTTCCAACGATTTTTCCAGTGAAGGCTTTAAACTTTGAACCCGAGTGCGCAGGGGTTGTATCAACCGATGTAATCGATTTGTCGAGTGGGGGGGCTGCATCTGCAAATGCGGGAGCCGAAAAAGCTCCTAACATTAGCAGCGCTAATAAAGCATAAGCTTTAGACATAATTCGTACTCCTAATAAGAAAAGTGTTCTGCTTTCTCATTCTAGAGAACGACTGTTTAAATGGCCAGGACAAAATTAATAGAGCTATTCCATATTAGAGATGCTTTTTTATTCGACTCTCTTAGAATAGTGAGATGGGTTCAACTGTTAAGAACAGTGCGAACGTGTTCGCAGTTTTTTTCGCCACATGTACATCCCACGGGATTACCCAAAAAGACTTGATAGTGCTCATTTACATCTAAGGGATTGGAAACAATGTAGAGCTTGTCTCCTTCCTGCTTGATGTCCCAGTCGCGGAAGCGTAGGTCATCTTCGGTGACTTCTTCTTCGATCTCTTCTTTAGGAGAATCCTGTAATTCACCTTGAATAACTTTTGCAATTTGGCAGTAAGGGCAATTGCAGTGGGGCTCTGCTTTAGGAATGTTCATTTGTTCCATGTCCATTCCAAGGGCTTTAGTGATCGATGTGATTTTTTCAATGACATCGGGGGGCATTTTTGGAGTGTTTGCCTGATCAGGGTTATGTTGAAGAAAAGAACTGATGTTTTCAGCCCCTTCTGCTCCACTCATCTGAAAAGGGATTCCAAAGGAAAAAGAAACGTCATTTTCTTTTTCAGGTGTTGGTTCAAAAGTTTTGAGAGACTCGGCTTGAGGTTCTTTCGTCTCATGGTCCACATATTGAGAGTGGGCATCAAAGATTTGCTCAATGAGCTTTTCTTCGAGTCCTGGGATCTCGATTAGAGTTCCATTGTGAAGGACGATGACCAGAACTTGTTTTCCTTCCATCTCTTTCATATGAAGCGTATTGATATTCTTCCATGACGTGGAGATATAAGGAGGGATGCTTAAAATTTTATGATTGATTTTCTTCATATCATCCTTAATCAGACGGTTTATTCGAACCTATCCCCATTATACAGATCATCCTATTCTCAGTCAATAGAAAAGCTGGCACTCATCTACCTTGACTGCTGAACGCGTTTATAATTTACTGTTTATAAGTGTGTTATGATATTGTGTTTTAGGTTGTTCTCTGCCTGTTGGATCTTATAATGGCTTTTGAAATCGTAAGGTAGCTTAGATCAACCACCTTCATTTTTTTTGAATCTTTCTTGATAGGATTTGCTTGGCAGGAATAAAAATTCGATTATAAAGAAGAAAGAGAATGCGATTTAAGGAGGTTCATAAGTACTGTAATTTACTGAATAATAAATGATTGAAAAGGAGCAAGCTTATGGCAAGCAAAACTTTTGTCCTGGATACGAACGTTCTACTGCATGATCCGGAAGCGATTCAGAAATTTGAGGGCAACGATGTCGTAATGCCTCTGGTAGTGTTAGAAGAGTTAGATAAGATGAAACGGTTCAGTGACGAACTTGGGAAGAATGCACGGCAAGTGATTCGTTTCGTTGACGAGATTAAAGGGGATATATTTAAGGGAATTAAGTTAGAAAATGGAGCGACGTTCTCCATCTTTGCCGAAGACAAATCAGTTCAAAGGGAAGGCTTTCCTCTTCCGCTGGATAGCAATAAACACCGTATTCTTTTCTGTGCATATAAATTAAAGCAGATAGGCCGAGAAGTGGTCATCATGATTTCAAAAGACTTTGTTTTAAGGATTAAAGCGGAATCAATTGGTATTAAGGCTCAGAATTATGAAAGTCTCAAGGAGTTTTTTGATAACCTCTATCGGGGATTTAGAAAGGTTGAAATCCCCAAGGGAGAGATTGACACTTTTATGACGAAAGGGTTTGCTGAGTTGCCAAGCGAAGATATGATAGCAAACGAATATGTGCGCTTTCACTGCCCTGAAAAATCAACGGCCATGGGGATTTATAACCCGAAAAAGAAGAGAGTTGAGCAAGTCAAGGGGCAGACTAAAGAGGTCTGGGGAATAAAACCCCTCAATGATGAGCAAGAATGTGCCATGGACATGCTTATGAATGACGATATTAAATTGATTACAATGATCGGACAGGCAGGAACAGGGAAAACCTTGATGGCTCTCACGGTTGGCCTTCGCAAAACTTTTGATGAGGGGGTCTATAATCGGATTCTTATCTCAAGGCCTATTATGCCCCTTGGAAAAGACATTGGATATCTTCCGGGAACAAAGGAAGAAAAGATGTACCACTGGATGCAGCCAATCTATGATAATCTCGAGTATATTTGCGAATCAACGTCAGGTTCGGGGAGTGCGTCGGATACAAAACAATGGATTATGGAAAGTGAAAAGATTGAGATGGAAGCGGTCACCTTTATAAGGGGGCGTTCTTTAGCTCATACCTATATCATTATTGACGAGGCGCAGAACCTGACACCCCATGAGGTGAAAACCATTGTTTCAAGAGCTGGTAAGGGAACCAAAGTGATCCTCACGGGAGATCCGACACAGATCGATAATCCTTATCTTGATAAAGACTCGAATGCGCTTACTTACGTGGTGAGTCGTTTTAAGAAGGAACCGATTTATGGTCACATTATGTTCGAGAAAACGGAGAGATCGCAGTTAGCCGCAATTGCTGCTAAAGTTCTCTAAACAAAAAATGGGTGATTCACAATCTCATTTCCAGAGTAGGGGAGATTTCCGGTAAGGAGTCCTTTCTCTGAGTTATATAAAAGGTCTCCGAACTTTGGACTTTGTGATAATTTCTGCTTGGAACCAATAGAGGCTAGCAGATGGGCAAATGATGTCCATTCATTCTTGACTCTTTCTGGATTGACCTTTTTTGCAAGGCCAAAGTCTAGAAGCTTTAGTCGATAGGGATCTTTTCCTTCTTTGGTATTCTTTACAAGGATATTTCCTTGGTGAAGATCGTTATGAATATACCCATTTGAGTGAAGGGCATGAAGAGCCTCTGCAAGTTGTTTTCCATATCCTTTAACGGTCTCTGAATCTAGTGGGGCAATGCGTACACGGTTCCATAAAGGAACTCCATCAATAACTTTTGAAAAAACTCCTGCAAGAAGGTGTTTGGAATGCATTTCAGGGTCGTAGTTTTCAATATAATGGACTTTACCTTCATGATAAGTCAATAATCCGGTAGCTGTTCCCAAATGTTGACCTGAGGGAAGTTTTAGTCCAAGGGCATCACCAAACAGTTCTTTCTCTTCATTAGCAATGGGTATCGGTCTTTTTTCTAGCTTGAGGGCGATGTCTTTTTTGCTTTTCCCATGAAGCTTTAGAACGACACCAAAAGCACCTTCGCCAAGCTTCTCTTCATATTGAGTGAATCCCAATTCTTGAAGCTTAGCAACTACCTGAGAAGCGATAACTTTTTCTGATAGTGCATAATTGATCATATCAAAGAGGGTGGCCGGTCCCTGAGTATATTTTCTCCCACTAGTGGTAGAAGAGTCGTATGTATTACTTGTGACGCACCTTTTAAATAGAGCAGGGACCTGATCTTTTTTTCTTAATGTAATTAAATCGGAATATTAATTGTATTTTAAATTACACGAGTAAATTACATCTTCTAAATATTCAAAGGCTTGGTGTTCTTACTTAAAATTGGCAATCACGGCTTCTTCGCTTTCTAGGGGTGGGTGGGCCTCTAGCCAGTCACGTTCTTCCAAAATGAGTGAGCTTAGTTGCTAAGAGCTGAAAGTTGACAAAGCGCTCATTTGCTTCTCTTTTCAATTGTTTCAAGTTCTTTGATTTGAGATAGATTCCAGGCATCAGTACTAAATGGCGTTGAGAACCACTGATCGAGAATTTCTTGGAGTATTTCAGATGAAAGAAGACGCAAGCTGAGTCCGAGGACATTGGCATGGTTATAAATGCGTGCTCCTTTGGCTGTTTCTCCATCGACACAAAGGGCAGCGCGGATCCCAGGGAATTTGTTGGAAAGAATGGTACAGCCTGTTCCTGTCCAGCACAAGACGATGCCTTCATCAGCCTTCCCTTCGTGAATTTCTTGAATTGCTTTTCGAGTGACTGTTGTCCAATCCTGATCTGCAGCTTCTTTTTCAGGCCCAAAGTAGATCGTTTGATGCCCCTGTGATTCAACCTTACGAATAAGCTGGTCAATAATGGGGCGGTATTCGTCTGAACTGATTGCTATTTTCATACCCATAATTTTTTATTGTAGACAAGATGTGCATTATATTGTAGAACCAAGAATTAACGTAATTTTTTTTTGAGAATGCCTTGAGATGAAAAGAGCTTTTAAAATCGTCGTTATCACTCTCCTCATCATTGCTGTCGGAGCGTTGACTGTGTATTTTGTCAGCACTCATAATATTCCTGTTTTAGAACCGAAAGGGCTAATCAGTGTGAAAGAAAGAGAGTTAATTATTACCAGTTCTTTACTGATGCTTATTGTGGTAATTCCTGTTTTGGTTCTAGCTGTTGTTTTTGGTTGGAAATACCGGGAAGGAAGAGGCTCTAAGCATACTCCTGATTGGGAGCATAATAACATTGCAGAATGTTTTTGGTGGGGTGTTCCTGTCGTGATTATTATTATTCTTGCTGTGATTACATGGAAAACCAGCCATGACCTCAATCCATTTAAACCTATTCAAAATGGAACAACTCCTATCAAGATTCAAGCTGTAGCTCTAGATTGGAAGTGGTTGTTTATTTACCCTGATCAAGGAATTGCAACAGTAAATTATGTACAATTTCCCGAAAAAACACCTATTGATTTTGTTGTCACCGCTGATGCACCGATGAATTCATTTTGGATCCCTCAACTTGGTGGGCAGATTTATGCAATGCCAGCAATGACAACTTCTATTCACTTACTTGCAAATGAAACTGGAGAGTTTGAGGGACGTTCAGCAAATATTAGCGGGAAAGGATTTGCTGGTATGATTTTCAAAGCAGTTGCAAGCAATAAACAAGACTTTCAGAACTGGGTACAGCATGTTAAGAGTTCTGGGAAAGAACTTAGTTGGGATATTTATAAACAGCTGGTTGAACCAAGCGAATACAATAATGTAGAGATATACGGGAAGATCGAAGATCAGCTTTTTGATCAGATACTGATTCAATATATGCCAGAAGGAAGTAAAAAATGAGTTTATTTGGAAGACTTGGTGAGCATGCATTGAAGCATGACTGGATTGAATATGCTGCAGATGTATCAATTGTAGGCGGTGCTTTAGTTGTTATTATTTTGATAACCTATTTAAAAAAGTGGGGTTGGCTTTGGAGGGAGTGGTTTACCTCGGTTGACCATAAGAAGATAGGAATCATGTATATAGTTTTTTCAGCAATTCAACTTGCAAAAGGATTGATTGACGGTTTAATGATGCGTGCTCAGCAGGCCACTGCTTCTGGAGACTGTATGGGATATTTAGGAGCGGAACACTTCCAGCAGATTTTTACAGCCCATGGGGTAACGATGATCTTTTTTGTAGGAATGGGAGTGGTTTTTGGAATTATCAATCTTGTATTACCTCTTCAAATTGGTGCGCGTGACGTCGCTTTTCCCCTTCTTAACTCCATTAGTTTTTGGCTCTTTGCAGCAGGAGGACTCTATATCTTCATCTCGCTTGTGATTGGAGTCTTTGCCGGGACGGGGTGGACCGCATATCCACCCCTTGCCGGTCTTAAGTATAATCCCGGAGTTGGTGTTGATTACTGGCTTTGGAGCATACAGATATCTGGAGCAGGTTCCTTGTTGTCAGGCATTAATTTCTTAGTAACAATTCTGAAGATGCGCTGTCCTGGAATGAAGCTGATGAGGATGCCAGTTTTTGTTTGGGCAACGCTTGCTACAGTGGTTCTTGTGATTTTTGCATTTCCCATTCTAACTGGAACAATTGGAATGCTTTCAACAGATCGTTTGCTGGATACAAAAATTTTTACAGCAGACTACGGGGGCAATCCTATGATGTATATCAACTTAATATGGGCGTGGGGACACCCAGAGGTTTATATTCTTGTTCTTCCCGCATTTGGGATTTTTTCGGAAGTTGTACCCGTGTTTTCTCACAAAAAACTCTTTGGTTATACATCAATGGTTTGGGCCATTGCTGTGATTACATTCCTCTCATTTATTGTTTGGTTGCATCATTTTTTTACAATGGGTGCCGGGGCAAACGTAAATGCTTTTTTTGGAATTATGACAATGGTTATTGCCATTCCTACTGGAGTGAAAGTTTTCAACTGGCTTTTTACCATTTATCGAGGGAAAGTCACATTCACAACTCCAATGTTATGGTTCATGGGGTTCATTTTTATTTTTGTCACAGGAGGGATGACTGGAGTAATGATGGCAATTCCAGGAATTGATTTCCAAGTGCATAATAGCCTCTTTTTAATTGCTCATTTTCATTCGGTAATTATTGGCGGGGTTCTATTTGGGTTTTTCTCAGGATATTCCTACTGGTTTCCCAAGTTTACAGGTTTTAGACTCAACGAAAAATTGGGAAAATATGCGTTTTGGTTTTGGTTTGTTGGATTCATCGTTGCTTTTTTCCCCCTTTATCTTCTCGGGTTTATGGGTGCAACACGCCGAATGAACCATTACCCTGCTGGAAATGGATGGCAACCTCTCTTTATTGTAGCCTGTATTGGAGCTTTTCTTATTTTGATTGGGGTTTTGTTCCAGGCTGCTCAACTGTATAAGAGCATTAAAGAAAGAAATGAGAATAAAGACACAACTGGAGATCCATGGAATGGAAGGGCTTTAGAATGGTCTACAGCGTCTCCTCCTCCATTCTACAATTTTGCGCATTTACCTGAAGTCCATTCAAGAGATGCTTTTTGGGAACTAAAAAAGTCTAAAAAAGATATTGCCAAACGGAAGTATGAGGATATTCATATGCCAAAAAATTCGATGGTGGGAGTCAATATTGGCATTCTAAGTTGCGTTATGGGATTTGCTCTTGTTTGGCATATCTTTTGGCTTGCAGCGATTACCTTTATAGGCATTCTTGTTGCTCTAATTGCCCGCCTTTTTGTGAAAGAAACCGATTATTATGTTAAAGCTGAGGAAGTTGAGCAAATTGAAACAAGGAGTCGCGCTACATGAATACACACGAGGTGAGTCCGGATACTCATCATGATGTTTACTCTAAAACGGTTTTTGGGTTTTGGCTCTACTTATTAACAGATTTCATGCTGTTTGCCACAATTTTTGCAGCTTATGCTGTATTGAGTGGCAATCATTTTGGAGGGCCGACTCAGAAGCAACTTTTCAATTTAGATCATGCGACGCTTCAAACCGTTATTTTCTTGATCAGTACATTTACTGTCGGAATCGCTGGAGTCTATACTCATAGAAAGAAGAAAGGAGGGACAATCGTTTTTTTTCTCATTTCTTTTGTGTTGGGGATTGCCTTTTTGGGGATGGAATTTCATGAATTATCCTATTTTATTGCTGCTGGGAGTGGATGGGAAAAGAATGCTTTTGCATCGTCATTTTTCTCTCTAGTAGGGATTTTTGTTCTTCACCTTGTTTTCGCGCTTTTATGGGTGATTGTTCTTCTTATTCCAGTTTTCCGCTTTGGAATTACAGCTCGCTCGGTGCTACGCCTTACTTGTCTCAAGATGTTTTGGCAGTTTCTTAGCATTGTTTGGGCTTTTATTTATACAATTGTTTACTTATTAGGAATCGTATGATTGATGAGCATCATGGATGGAATCTAAGTTTTAAACCCTTATGGATTGGGTTTGTTATATCTCTTGTATTAGTGGCTTCTGCCTACAGGATTGTGGCATATGGGCACTTAAAACATGACACTTTAATGTTATCCATCATAATGATTGGTTGCGTTTTAGCATTGATTCAGTTGATTTTTTTCCTCCATCTTGGACTTGAAGAAAAACCGCGTTGGAATTTAATCATGTTTATTTTTGGGGTCGCTCTAATGTTTATACTTATTGGAGGAACAATATGGATTATGAACAATTTGAACTACAATGCGATGCCTCGTATGGGGCATTAACCGCTGTATTTACAGAAGAAAATATGAATTTAGGATGAAATGGAAAAAACACTAAGAAGTCCTCTGACGTTGAAGCACTATCTTCTCCTAACGAAGCCAGGGATCATCCTGGGAAACGCACTGACGACTGCTGGAGGGTATGCTTTAGCAGCAAGAGGACACTTTGATTTAGGACTTTTTCTGTATATGGTTCTGGGACTTGCTTTAATCATTGCGTCTGCTTGTGTTTTCAATAACTATATCGACCGCAATCATGATGCAAAGATGAATCGTACTAAATACCGTGCCTTAGCCCGTGGGATTATTCCTCATCGAAAAGCACTTCTTTTTGGAACCGGGCTTGGTCTTTTAGGCACATTGACCTTTGCTATAGGAACAAATCTATTAACAACTTGCGTTGCCCTAACGGGCTTTTTTTTCTACGTGATTGTCTACTCACTGTCGAAGTATCAGACAACTTATGGGACCCTTATTGGAAGTATTGCAGGTGCTATTCCACCAGTTGTGGGCTATACCACCGCGGCGCATACGCTTGACCTTGGAGCATTCATCCTTTTCGCTATTATTGCTATGTGGCAAATGCCCCACTTTTTTGCTATCGCCATTTACCGCCTTAGCGACTATACCAAGGCCTCGATTCCTGTTTTTCCCTGTGTTAAAGGAATGCGCAAGACAAAGGTCCACATGACCACCTATCTTCTCGCGTTCATCATGGCGACAGCTCTTTTAACCCTTTGTGGCTATACTACGTCGACCTTCATGCTGATTATGGCGCTTGTTGGCATTTCTTGGCTTATTCTTGCCCTCAAAGGTTTTTCTGCTAAAAATGATGCGCGCTGGGCCCGAAAGATGTTTATTTTTTCTCTTGTTGTCGTGATGACGCTCTCCGTCGCCCTACCGTTTACGACGGCTTCTTAAAGATCAGATTC
The window above is part of the Candidatus Neptunochlamydia sp. REUL1 genome. Proteins encoded here:
- the rmuC gene encoding DNA recombination protein RmuC encodes the protein MEYLIAVILAALAVFFYLKWQKAREENIYLKAREETSEDIEAAQEKLSLAFKALSSEALEKSNSSFLQLAKETLGKFQEKAKGDLEKRQESIEHVLRPVQESLGRLDKGMQAIEKERQGEQESLKAQLRMMTESEKELRKETATLVKALRAPIVRGRWGEMQLKRVVELAGMVNHCDFYEQETRESGLVRPDVIVKLPGDKQVIVDAKTPCEAYLEAIQAEDQGVKEDKFRHHARQVRQHVMALGKKAYWQSFQPTPEFVILFIPSDSFFSSALEYDPSLIEVGVEQGVVIATPTTLIGLLRAIAYGWKQEKLSLHAQEVSTLGHELYKRITDMSEHWSKVGRTLASSVDAYNKAVGSLESRVLVSARKFQEMGAAARSVELETLEGIDRVPREIQASDMKVSLDMVAKTK
- a CDS encoding IS630 family transposase, translated to MKKTLNHPKACETKRQIFQGKIAEYKRLGKPIVYIDESGFAHDMPRTHGYSKIGQRCFGTHDWGAKGRTNAIGALLGTSLLTLALFECNINTDAFSIWAEEDLLPKLPSESILVMDNASFHKSKSMQEKIQAAGHTLEYLPPYSPDLNPIEHKWAQAKSKRRKYQCGIDELFKEHCL
- a CDS encoding IS630 transposase-related protein; translation: MTYSLDFRKKVLSIRSKEKLSFAQVAKRFGVSVNSVFLWSKRLEPRRTKIRPAIKIDREILMEDIKKYPDAFNYERAHRLNVSTSGIRCAMKRLRISYKKNAQPSQGLRNKKTNLSRENRRI
- a CDS encoding sodium:solute symporter family transporter is translated as MGIVITYVLIGGFTTLAWLDLFQGLFLLGVILVVPFLILSKVEGFPAIGQVLADKPSLIPSLKGLTLLQIVSMALGCGLGYFGQPHILTKFMGIRDVSKMKQSKRIGMSWMVLSLCAATFAGLVAVPFFSSGIYDPEMIFIEMVKENFSPFVIGFILCAIIAAIVNVMSSQLIIISSILSEDFYKRIFHKKASEKKLLKVSRLGILAVALLAFFIAFMCPGSIFELVLYAWSGLGAAFGPLLIYIAKIFRFSYNFLNDIFARF
- a CDS encoding DUF455 family protein → MREWAVSILGADTLKGKLWAPKKLTDFQPGPPMEWNEPTRPTQLRFQKVKRENKLPPFHDHHKPDSRAACLHRFAGHELLAVEIMAYALLKFPDAPSHFRRGLAHTLKEEQEHVRLYLLQLKRLGVSFGDLPLYRHFWCHTPYLNSPIEYVSVMSLTFEMANLDFAPMYGQSFEKHGDKEAGALMARILKDEIAHVSFGWSWLQKFKSPQLSDWDAWKEAQSPLLTPKRARGFVIHEEHRKQAGISPQWIESLKSL
- a CDS encoding SH3 domain-containing protein, with translation MSKAYALLALLMLGAFSAPAFADAAPPLDKSITSVDTTPAHSGSKFKAFTGKIVGSNVRMRTSADLDSHIITELGKDEYVVVTGEKGDFYTVKAPADLKAYIFRGFIIDDIVEGDRVNVRLSPDRDAPIIGHYSTGHSINGNICDDNNKWMEIDAPENTQFFIAKEYVEYAGKPELKVVQDKRKATVTQLLESTNLLSQAEMRKAFHEIDIERVTHNYGTIIKDFSDFPTFVASAKKELHAIQEDYLHRKISFLEAKASNMGKNQEISGSIYEVAYHSEDVLSPTDRMKVWEPIEEAMYLSWSSMHHAKTMDDFYADQKMKSKTVSGILESYREPVKNKPGNFVVKDRDITVAYVYSTHVNLEDFVGKRVNLIVSSRPNNNFAFPAYYVLEIE
- a CDS encoding PhoH family protein codes for the protein MASKTFVLDTNVLLHDPEAIQKFEGNDVVMPLVVLEELDKMKRFSDELGKNARQVIRFVDEIKGDIFKGIKLENGATFSIFAEDKSVQREGFPLPLDSNKHRILFCAYKLKQIGREVVIMISKDFVLRIKAESIGIKAQNYESLKEFFDNLYRGFRKVEIPKGEIDTFMTKGFAELPSEDMIANEYVRFHCPEKSTAMGIYNPKKKRVEQVKGQTKEVWGIKPLNDEQECAMDMLMNDDIKLITMIGQAGTGKTLMALTVGLRKTFDEGVYNRILISRPIMPLGKDIGYLPGTKEEKMYHWMQPIYDNLEYICESTSGSGSASDTKQWIMESEKIEMEAVTFIRGRSLAHTYIIIDEAQNLTPHEVKTIVSRAGKGTKVILTGDPTQIDNPYLDKDSNALTYVVSRFKKEPIYGHIMFEKTERSQLAAIAAKVL